CTTGTCGGTACGGTTGGGGAAAAGCTCAGACCCCAGCAGTCGGACAGCACCTCTGTCAGCACCTCTGCCGGTAGTGCTCCCGTGATGCCGCCCCCAGGGCTGAACCTGCGCAGGTGGCTCAACTTGGACGTGATTGCCCCAGTCATCGTTGGGATCCTCTTCTTGGTGGGTTGGGAGGTAGCCGTGCGGGTGACTGGAGTTCCCCACTACCTGTTGCCAGGGCCAATTTTGGTGGTGCAAACCCTAGTGCAAGAATGGGGAACGCTTTTCCCCTCCCTGTTAATCACGCTGCAAATTACGGTGGTGGCCTTCTTCTGTGCCACAGTTTCTGGGCTTTTGATCTCGATTTTGTTTACCCAAAGCAAGTGGATTGAGCGCAGCTTCTTTCCCTATGCGGTGATTTTGCAGACGATGCCGATTGTCTCGATTGCGCCGCTGATCATTATTTGGTTGCGGAATAATACCTTCGCGGCTATGGTGGTTTGCGCCTGGATTGTCGCCTTTTTCCCGATTATTTCCAATACCACCCTTGGCTTGAACAGTGCTGATCACAATTTGCTGAACCTGTTCCAACTTTACAAAGCCAATCGCTGGCAGACCTTGATTTATCTGCGTCTTCCCAGTGCGATGCCCTACTTTATGGGAGGGTTGCGCATCAGTGGAGGGTTGTCTTTGATTGGGGCTGTGGTGGCCGAGTTTGTCGCCGGTACGGGTGGGCAACGGGCTGGGATCGCGTACCAAATTTTGATTTCCAGCTTTAATTTACAAGTGCCACGGATGTTTGCGGCCTTGATCATGGTCACCAGTTTAGGGATCCTGATCTTTGTGTCGATGAGTGCTTTATCGGACAAGATATTGGGCAAGTGGCATGAGAGCGCTATGCGTCGGGAAAACTAAGAACGGTATCACAGAAATATCCCTCGCTCTCAGCCAAGTGAATTGGGTCTTCTGTGGGGTTGTCGATCAGTTCGAAAATTTGAGCAATACATTTCTCTACCATGATTCCGATGAGGTTCATGGTTAGTTCCTCAGTAGGAATTTTGTA
Above is a window of Thermostichus vulcanus str. 'Rupite' DNA encoding:
- a CDS encoding ABC transporter permease; translated protein: MPPPGLNLRRWLNLDVIAPVIVGILFLVGWEVAVRVTGVPHYLLPGPILVVQTLVQEWGTLFPSLLITLQITVVAFFCATVSGLLISILFTQSKWIERSFFPYAVILQTMPIVSIAPLIIIWLRNNTFAAMVVCAWIVAFFPIISNTTLGLNSADHNLLNLFQLYKANRWQTLIYLRLPSAMPYFMGGLRISGGLSLIGAVVAEFVAGTGGQRAGIAYQILISSFNLQVPRMFAALIMVTSLGILIFVSMSALSDKILGKWHESAMRREN